The Nesterenkonia xinjiangensis genome contains a region encoding:
- the tkt gene encoding transketolase, with protein sequence MLDPGSLDTRGTTKCSLVVIRRNLGGISVTETAVNDSAVFSDLDERAVDTLRVLAADAVEKVGSGHPGTAMSLAPAAYLLFQKVMRHDPKDPHWIGRDRFILSPGHTSLTLYLQLFFSGYGLELDDIKALRTWDSLTPGHPEYRHTDGVEITTGPLGQGLASAVGFAYGQRRMRGLLDPEAAPGESPFDHHVWVIASDGDLQEGVTSEASSLAGHQQLGNLVVIYDDNKISIEDDTDIAFTEDVAARYAAYGWHVQRVDWLKTGDYVEDVAELERAIAEAKATTDKPSLISLRTIIGWPAPNKQNTGGVHGSKLGGDELAALKQVLGFDPEQHFAVDEGVLSHARDVVERGAAAHAEWDQAYQAWRQASPEAAELLDRLSAGELPTGWEESLPKFPAGEAVATRAASGKVLNALGDVLPELWGGSADLAGSNNTLIAASPSFVPEERSTSKFSGNPFGRNLHFGVREHAAAAITNGIQLSTPLRTYSGTFLIFSDYQRPAVRLAALMGIGSIFVWTHDSIGLGEDGPTHQPVEQLASLRAIPGLDVVRPGDPNEVVVAWREVLRRRDRPAGLALTRQGIPTYERGDGQATAESFGSVEGVSQGAYVLAEAVRDGQAVTPDVILIGTGSEVQLAVEAREQLAEKGLAARVVSMPCREWFFEQSAEYRESVLPAGVRARVSVEAAHSMGWRDIVGDAGRIIGLDHFGASADYQTLYREFGITSEAVAEAAEESVAAAR encoded by the coding sequence ATGCTCGACCCCGGTAGTCTGGACACGCGCGGCACGACGAAGTGCAGCCTCGTTGTCATCCGTCGAAACCTTGGAGGAATCTCAGTGACCGAAACAGCCGTGAACGACTCCGCCGTCTTCAGCGATCTCGACGAGCGGGCCGTCGACACCCTGCGCGTGCTCGCCGCCGACGCCGTGGAGAAGGTCGGCTCCGGCCACCCGGGCACGGCCATGTCGCTGGCTCCGGCCGCGTACCTGCTCTTCCAGAAGGTCATGAGGCATGATCCGAAGGACCCGCACTGGATCGGCCGCGACCGGTTCATCCTGTCCCCCGGTCACACGTCGCTGACCCTCTACCTCCAGCTGTTCTTCTCCGGCTACGGCCTGGAGCTCGACGACATCAAGGCGCTGCGCACCTGGGACTCGCTGACCCCCGGCCACCCGGAGTACCGCCACACCGACGGCGTCGAGATCACCACCGGCCCGCTCGGCCAGGGCCTGGCCTCCGCCGTCGGCTTCGCCTACGGCCAGCGCCGCATGCGCGGACTGCTGGACCCTGAGGCGGCCCCCGGGGAGAGCCCCTTCGACCATCACGTGTGGGTCATCGCCTCCGACGGCGACCTCCAGGAGGGCGTCACCTCCGAGGCCTCCTCGCTCGCCGGCCACCAGCAGCTGGGCAATCTCGTGGTCATCTACGACGACAACAAGATCTCCATCGAGGACGACACGGACATCGCCTTCACCGAGGACGTCGCGGCCCGCTATGCGGCCTACGGCTGGCACGTACAGCGCGTGGACTGGCTGAAGACCGGCGACTACGTCGAGGACGTCGCGGAGCTCGAGCGCGCCATCGCCGAGGCCAAGGCCACCACGGACAAGCCCTCTCTGATCAGCCTGCGCACCATCATCGGCTGGCCCGCCCCGAACAAGCAGAACACCGGGGGCGTCCACGGATCGAAGCTGGGCGGTGACGAGCTTGCCGCCCTGAAGCAGGTCCTCGGATTCGACCCGGAGCAGCACTTCGCCGTGGACGAGGGGGTCCTCTCCCACGCCCGCGACGTCGTCGAGCGCGGTGCCGCCGCGCACGCCGAGTGGGATCAGGCCTACCAGGCCTGGCGCCAGGCCAGCCCCGAGGCCGCCGAGCTGCTGGACCGGCTGAGCGCCGGCGAGCTGCCCACGGGCTGGGAGGAGAGCCTGCCCAAGTTCCCTGCGGGTGAAGCCGTCGCCACCCGCGCCGCCTCTGGCAAGGTGCTCAACGCCCTGGGCGACGTCCTCCCCGAGCTCTGGGGCGGCTCCGCCGACCTCGCGGGCTCCAACAACACGCTCATCGCCGCTTCGCCCTCCTTCGTGCCCGAGGAGCGCTCCACCTCCAAGTTCTCCGGCAACCCCTTCGGTCGGAACCTGCACTTCGGCGTCCGGGAACATGCGGCGGCGGCAATCACCAACGGCATCCAGCTGTCGACGCCGCTGCGCACCTACAGCGGCACGTTCCTCATCTTCTCCGACTATCAGCGTCCGGCGGTGCGTCTGGCCGCGCTGATGGGGATCGGCTCCATCTTCGTCTGGACGCACGACTCCATCGGTCTCGGCGAGGACGGCCCCACCCACCAGCCCGTCGAGCAGCTGGCCTCACTGCGGGCCATCCCCGGCCTGGACGTGGTCCGCCCCGGTGACCCGAACGAAGTCGTCGTCGCCTGGCGCGAGGTGCTGCGCCGTCGGGACCGCCCGGCCGGTCTGGCCCTGACACGTCAGGGCATCCCCACCTACGAGCGTGGGGACGGCCAAGCCACCGCCGAGTCCTTCGGCTCGGTCGAGGGAGTCTCTCAGGGAGCCTACGTGCTGGCCGAGGCCGTCAGGGATGGCCAGGCGGTCACCCCCGATGTGATCCTGATCGGCACCGGCTCCGAGGTGCAGCTGGCCGTCGAGGCGCGCGAGCAGCTCGCCGAGAAGGGTCTCGCAGCCCGCGTGGTCTCCATGCCCTGCCGCGAGTGGTTCTTCGAGCAGAGTGCGGAGTACCGCGAGTCCGTGCTGCCCGCCGGAGTGCGTGCCCGCGTCTCCGTGGAGGCCGCCCATTCGATGGGCTGGCGGGACATCGTCGGCGACGCCGGGCGGATCATCGGCCTGGACCACTTCGGTGCCTCCGCCGACTACCAGACCCTCTACCGGGAGTTCGGGATCACCTCCGAGGCCGTCGCCGAGGCGGCGGAGGAGTCCGTGGCCGCCGCACGCTGA
- the serB gene encoding phosphoserine phosphatase SerB: MIAARRLDVPLLRSLTAELERRGAVHSVETRRVAVRDAAGDGEVEVARWSVTLDDSDDSYGTQLLISLLHDVADRVAEQLEAEGQGEEALDGAAPVTTTVLPAGMRPEAPKMLLMDVDSTLIDQEVIELLARHAGREQEVAAVTERAMRGEIDFADSLHERVAVLAGLPLSVIDSTVQAVSPTCGAETLIGDFRRRRWPACAVSGGFVQVLDPLAARLGLSLTDANLLEVESGRLTGRVEGAVVDRAAKADRLRRWSADQGIPAASVVAVGDGANDLDMVTAAGVGVAFCAKPALAEHADLVIRHRSLELVGLALGLDQQPATAAHLDHSSEQ; encoded by the coding sequence ATGATCGCCGCACGGCGCCTGGATGTTCCGCTGCTGCGCTCGCTCACCGCGGAGCTCGAGCGCCGCGGAGCGGTGCACAGCGTGGAGACCCGCCGGGTGGCGGTCCGCGACGCCGCCGGCGACGGGGAGGTGGAGGTCGCCCGGTGGTCCGTGACGCTGGATGACTCCGACGACTCCTACGGCACCCAGCTGCTGATCTCGCTCCTCCATGACGTGGCCGACCGGGTCGCCGAACAGCTGGAGGCCGAGGGACAGGGCGAGGAGGCCCTCGACGGTGCTGCGCCGGTGACCACCACCGTGCTCCCGGCCGGCATGCGCCCCGAAGCGCCGAAGATGCTGCTGATGGACGTGGACTCGACCCTCATCGACCAGGAGGTGATCGAGCTGCTGGCCCGGCACGCCGGACGCGAGCAGGAGGTCGCCGCGGTCACCGAGCGGGCGATGCGCGGGGAGATCGACTTCGCCGACTCGCTCCACGAGCGCGTGGCCGTGCTCGCGGGGCTGCCGCTGTCGGTGATCGACTCCACAGTGCAGGCGGTCTCGCCCACCTGCGGCGCCGAGACGCTGATCGGCGACTTCCGCCGACGCCGGTGGCCGGCGTGCGCGGTCTCGGGAGGTTTCGTGCAGGTGCTCGATCCGCTGGCCGCCCGGCTCGGGCTCTCCCTCACCGATGCGAACCTGCTGGAGGTCGAGTCCGGCCGGCTCACGGGCCGCGTTGAGGGTGCGGTGGTGGACCGGGCCGCGAAAGCGGACCGCCTGCGTCGCTGGTCGGCCGACCAGGGGATCCCTGCAGCCTCGGTGGTCGCCGTGGGCGACGGCGCCAACGACCTGGACATGGTGACCGCCGCCGGCGTCGGCGTGGCCTTCTGCGCCAAGCCGGCACTGGCGGAGCATGCTGACCTGGTGATCCGGCATCGGTCGCTCGAACTCGTGGGCCTGGCGCTGGGGCTGGACCAGCAGCCGGCCACCGCCGCTCATCTGGACCACTCATCTGAGCAGTGA